The Prevotella fusca JCM 17724 genome includes a window with the following:
- a CDS encoding RsiV family protein — protein MTKKLFTIFVFSAILMFLMTSCGRKSSTPKKLEIPTAVVSIDTIAHFSDAIQCHVHIEFTYLKDNKYAAVNDSLLRMGLLQPDYFSLSYDRLSPQTAIPAFARQYVKEYMEIAQLVRQREKGKSQLIGELTIKTELKAAADDYITALSHIAINNGNGQLTKYMIVRNFSSKDGHLITLQEQFGKDYKEKLTKEIIERLTDREYLDKDDIAGLQAKGYFTGIAPYPADNFILTDDSTVFIYTPGEISQKEVRVAIDN, from the coding sequence ATGACAAAGAAGTTATTTACAATATTCGTGTTTTCCGCAATCCTGATGTTCCTGATGACAAGTTGTGGACGCAAATCATCAACACCGAAGAAACTGGAGATTCCAACGGCTGTGGTATCTATTGACACCATAGCACACTTTTCGGATGCTATTCAATGTCACGTTCATATTGAATTCACTTATCTTAAAGACAACAAATATGCAGCTGTCAATGATTCTTTATTGAGAATGGGGCTTCTGCAGCCAGATTATTTCTCCTTATCTTACGACAGACTTTCTCCCCAAACAGCTATCCCTGCCTTTGCTCGTCAGTATGTAAAGGAATATATGGAGATTGCCCAGCTTGTTCGTCAGAGAGAGAAGGGAAAGAGCCAGCTCATCGGTGAACTGACCATCAAGACTGAACTGAAAGCTGCTGCGGATGATTATATTACCGCCCTATCACATATCGCCATCAACAATGGTAACGGACAGCTTACGAAGTACATGATTGTACGCAACTTCAGTTCTAAAGACGGACATCTTATCACACTGCAGGAGCAGTTCGGCAAGGACTATAAAGAGAAACTGACAAAGGAAATCATCGAACGTCTGACCGACCGTGAGTATCTTGACAAGGATGATATTGCAGGACTACAGGCAAAAGGTTATTTCACAGGTATAGCCCCCTATCCTGCTGACAATTTTATCCTCACCGATGACTCTACGGTATTCATCTATACCCCCGGTGAAATCAGCCAGAAGGAAGTGAGAGTAGCTATTGACAACTAA
- a CDS encoding 3'-5' exonuclease: protein MSTVLYNRFDKSKISQLPRVTFPGKIVVVLNEAEAEKAVSYLLSKDIIGIDTETRPVFKKGQRRKVALLQACDREVCFLFRLNLIGVPDCVKRFLEDTTVPKVGLSLGDDMLMLHQRVDFKPGYFIDLQDYVKSLGIEDMSLQKLYANVFHERITKREQLSNWENQILNDKQKLYASTDAWTCIKLYERLHELKHTGNYELVVVPPKVKPVPAGTGKETEVTAV from the coding sequence ATGAGTACAGTATTATACAATCGATTCGACAAAAGTAAAATATCACAGTTGCCAAGGGTTACTTTCCCGGGGAAGATTGTCGTTGTCCTGAATGAAGCTGAGGCTGAGAAGGCTGTCAGTTACCTGTTGTCAAAGGACATCATCGGCATCGATACCGAGACACGCCCTGTCTTTAAGAAAGGGCAGCGCCGCAAGGTTGCTCTCCTGCAGGCGTGCGACCGTGAAGTCTGTTTCCTCTTTCGTTTGAACCTTATTGGCGTGCCTGACTGTGTTAAACGTTTTCTTGAAGATACAACGGTGCCGAAGGTGGGACTCTCACTGGGTGATGATATGCTGATGCTGCACCAGCGTGTTGACTTCAAGCCCGGCTATTTTATTGACCTTCAGGATTATGTGAAGTCGTTGGGGATTGAGGATATGAGTCTTCAGAAGCTCTATGCCAACGTTTTCCATGAGCGCATCACGAAACGTGAGCAGTTGTCGAACTGGGAGAACCAGATACTGAATGACAAGCAGAAACTCTATGCCTCTACGGATGCCTGGACGTGTATCAAGCTCTATGAACGTCTGCATGAATTGAAGCATACGGGTAATTATGAACTCGTTGTAGTCCCTCCAAAGGTGAAACCAGTACCTGCCGGAACGGGAAAAGAGACAGAGGTGACAGCCGTCTGA
- a CDS encoding MFS transporter: MDTQNIPVHVRLWNKHFWLLAMANLLLVMSSYMLIPVIPLRMMSRGYSMSQIALVLGVFFVGIYLFGCLSGYLVQRYRRKRVFSISILFLLAVTAVLYELSKQPYNSFDYMLLVGLRFLQGAFFGLSQLVLLSTLIIDTVEAVHRTEANHAATWFGRFALSLGPLAGILVYHYMNFGTVLLLSCVCLLVSFVFVSLINFPFRMPSEEFSRFSFDRFLLKGSHWLFINIALVTSAVGLLMTIEQSPRFYGLIMLGFFVAILAERFAFADADLRSEATTGMITMGIAVLLLLTRNQASVSYIAPILIGFGVGIIGSRFLLFFIKMSDHCQRGTSQSTFLLAWETGIGVGLVISFGLLGCEPSYVLWLCLVLLAVALILYVAFVHGWYVKHKHR, translated from the coding sequence ATGGATACTCAAAACATACCTGTTCACGTTCGTTTGTGGAATAAGCACTTTTGGTTATTGGCTATGGCAAACCTCCTGCTGGTCATGTCCTCTTATATGCTTATCCCTGTTATTCCTTTGCGGATGATGAGCAGAGGATATTCCATGTCGCAGATAGCATTGGTGCTGGGTGTTTTCTTTGTCGGGATATATCTTTTTGGCTGCCTTTCGGGCTATCTGGTGCAACGTTATCGTCGTAAGAGGGTATTTAGTATTTCAATACTGTTCTTGTTGGCAGTAACGGCTGTGCTCTATGAACTGAGCAAACAGCCTTATAACTCCTTCGATTATATGCTGCTCGTAGGACTACGTTTTTTACAGGGAGCTTTCTTTGGACTTTCACAACTCGTATTGCTCAGTACGCTGATTATTGATACCGTTGAGGCTGTTCACAGGACAGAAGCTAATCATGCAGCGACATGGTTCGGCCGTTTTGCTCTCTCTCTTGGTCCGTTGGCAGGTATTCTTGTCTATCATTACATGAACTTTGGCACAGTGCTTCTCCTGTCGTGTGTCTGTTTGCTTGTTTCTTTCGTTTTTGTCAGTTTGATAAACTTCCCTTTCCGTATGCCGAGTGAGGAGTTCTCTCGCTTTTCCTTTGATCGGTTCTTACTGAAAGGCAGTCATTGGCTTTTCATAAACATAGCTCTTGTTACTTCTGCGGTAGGACTTCTGATGACTATAGAACAATCCCCCCGTTTTTACGGACTTATCATGTTGGGTTTTTTCGTTGCCATTCTTGCTGAGCGTTTCGCCTTTGCTGATGCCGATCTCCGCAGTGAGGCAACAACAGGGATGATAACAATGGGGATAGCTGTTCTGTTGTTGCTTACACGAAACCAGGCGAGTGTCAGCTACATTGCGCCTATTCTCATTGGTTTTGGTGTGGGAATAATAGGTAGTCGTTTCCTGCTCTTTTTTATCAAGATGTCCGACCACTGCCAGCGTGGGACAAGTCAGAGTACGTTCCTTCTTGCCTGGGAAACAGGTATCGGAGTGGGCTTGGTGATTTCATTCGGTCTTCTCGGATGTGAGCCTTCTTATGTATTGTGGCTGTGCCTTGTCTTGTTGGCTGTTGCACTGATACTCTATGTTGCATTTGTTCATGGCTGGTA
- a CDS encoding MBL fold metallo-hydrolase, whose product MLKIQTFEVNPLQENCYVVSDETKECVIIDCGALTESEQNAIIDYVKEEGLTPVHNLGTHGHLDHHFGDAALLAAFNLQPEVAEGDAVFMNNPKQAAAQMLGMELEHNLPAGNLKLAESQTIPFGSHIFKIIRTPGHSGGSVCFYCAEENVLFTGDTLFKGSIGRTDFPGGSMFQIISSLRELAQLPDTTVVCPGHGPQTSIGFELAHNPYMDR is encoded by the coding sequence ATGCTTAAAATCCAGACTTTTGAGGTTAATCCACTCCAGGAGAACTGCTACGTTGTCAGTGACGAGACAAAGGAATGTGTCATCATTGACTGTGGTGCGCTTACTGAGAGTGAACAGAACGCTATCATAGATTATGTCAAAGAAGAAGGGCTTACCCCTGTACATAATCTTGGCACACATGGGCATCTTGACCATCACTTTGGCGATGCCGCCCTCCTTGCCGCCTTCAATCTTCAACCAGAGGTTGCGGAAGGCGATGCCGTATTTATGAACAACCCCAAACAGGCTGCTGCTCAGATGCTCGGAATGGAACTGGAGCATAATCTGCCTGCCGGAAACTTGAAACTTGCTGAAAGTCAAACCATACCCTTCGGCTCTCATATCTTCAAGATCATCCGCACTCCGGGACATTCAGGCGGTTCAGTATGCTTCTATTGTGCAGAAGAAAACGTCCTCTTCACTGGCGACACATTGTTTAAAGGAAGTATTGGCAGAACCGATTTTCCCGGTGGCAGCATGTTCCAGATTATCAGCAGTCTCCGTGAACTCGCACAGCTCCCTGACACAACCGTGGTTTGTCCGGGGCATGGACCGCAGACATCCATAGGATTCGAGCTTGCCCATAACCCTTATATGGACCGATAA
- the rsmG gene encoding 16S rRNA (guanine(527)-N(7))-methyltransferase RsmG: MIEIIKKYFPQLTPKQGEQFAALDALYHDWNAKINVISRKDIDNLYEHHILHSLAIAKRINFREGTNILDFGTGGGFPGIPLAIFFPEANFKLIDGTGKKVKVAQEVADAIGLDNVLPAHLRGEEEKGKFDFIVSRAVMPLPDLMKIVKKNIAHDQHNVLPNGVIALKGGNLDEELKPYKNIAEKTELSQWFDEEWFKEKYLIYVPG, from the coding sequence ATGATAGAAATAATTAAGAAATACTTTCCACAACTCACCCCAAAACAGGGAGAACAATTTGCAGCACTCGATGCACTGTACCACGATTGGAATGCCAAGATTAATGTCATTTCACGCAAAGACATTGACAATCTCTACGAGCACCATATCCTTCACTCACTGGCGATAGCCAAGCGTATTAACTTCCGTGAAGGCACAAACATCCTTGACTTCGGTACAGGAGGCGGTTTCCCCGGTATTCCGCTCGCCATCTTCTTCCCCGAAGCCAACTTCAAACTTATTGACGGAACAGGCAAGAAAGTGAAAGTTGCACAGGAGGTTGCCGATGCTATCGGGCTTGACAATGTCCTACCGGCCCACTTACGTGGAGAAGAGGAGAAAGGCAAGTTTGATTTCATCGTATCACGTGCTGTCATGCCACTGCCTGACCTGATGAAGATTGTCAAGAAAAACATTGCACATGACCAGCACAATGTCCTACCGAACGGTGTCATTGCCCTGAAAGGTGGAAACCTTGATGAAGAACTGAAACCATACAAGAACATTGCCGAAAAGACAGAACTTTCGCAATGGTTTGATGAAGAGTGGTTCAAGGAGAAATACCTTATTTACGTACCGGGATAA
- the tilS gene encoding tRNA lysidine(34) synthetase TilS, whose amino-acid sequence MLNKIKRFIVSEHLLRADALYLVALSGGADSVALLLCLKELGYRVEAVHCNFHLRGEESQRDEAFCQELCQREGVPFHRAHFDTYAYSELHKVSIEMAARELRYTYFYQLKEALGADGICVGHHKEDSVETILINLVRGTGLNGLLGIRPRKNDIIRPLLCVTRQEIEDYLRQHSVSFVTDSTNLVDDVVRNKLRLNILPQLAEINPSVTDAVLTTASHLSAVDAIVQEALKGALEKAVSFVGPMSKKNQMGLISPISHPFKLDLSVVRSFASPSYLLFHVLKPLGFTSSQITEMASHLDGQTGQLWTSSTYELTHDRDFFLVSPIETEEPRTLLIPETGRYVYDDSLAVRLTERSLSPSLTPSFSKDCNVADLDAASIRFPLTLRRAEEGDRFVPLGMRGSQLVSDFLTNLKRNRFEKRSQLVLLDATGTLLWVAGLRINDHFKLTSRTTSCLRIELLS is encoded by the coding sequence ATGTTGAATAAAATTAAGCGATTCATAGTTTCTGAGCATCTGCTGCGGGCAGATGCTCTTTATTTGGTAGCCCTGTCTGGCGGTGCTGACAGTGTTGCCTTGCTGCTGTGTCTCAAGGAATTAGGCTATCGTGTTGAGGCAGTTCACTGCAATTTCCACCTGCGTGGAGAAGAGAGTCAGCGTGATGAAGCCTTCTGTCAGGAACTTTGCCAGCGTGAGGGTGTCCCGTTTCACAGGGCTCATTTTGATACTTATGCCTATTCTGAACTGCATAAGGTGAGCATTGAGATGGCAGCCCGTGAGCTGCGTTATACTTATTTCTATCAGTTGAAAGAGGCTTTGGGGGCTGATGGTATCTGTGTGGGGCATCATAAGGAGGACTCTGTGGAGACGATTCTCATTAATCTTGTCCGTGGGACAGGGCTTAACGGACTGCTGGGTATCCGTCCACGGAAGAATGACATCATCCGTCCACTGCTCTGTGTGACACGTCAGGAGATAGAAGATTACCTCCGTCAACATTCCGTCTCCTTTGTAACCGACAGCACCAACCTTGTTGATGACGTTGTACGTAACAAGCTGCGGTTGAATATCCTGCCGCAACTGGCGGAGATAAATCCCTCGGTCACTGATGCTGTCCTTACTACTGCAAGCCATCTATCAGCAGTGGATGCTATCGTGCAGGAGGCACTCAAAGGGGCTTTGGAGAAGGCGGTCAGCTTTGTTGGACCAATGAGTAAGAAGAATCAGATGGGGTTGATTAGTCCCATAAGCCATCCTTTCAAACTTGATTTGTCTGTAGTCCGTTCTTTTGCGTCCCCCTCTTATCTTCTTTTCCACGTGTTGAAACCACTTGGTTTTACTTCTTCTCAGATTACGGAGATGGCTTCGCATCTTGATGGACAGACGGGACAGCTGTGGACTTCCTCGACCTATGAGCTTACGCACGACCGTGATTTCTTCCTTGTTTCGCCTATTGAAACGGAAGAACCTCGCACACTTCTCATTCCCGAAACGGGGCGTTATGTCTATGATGACAGTCTTGCTGTCCGACTGACAGAGCGTAGTCTGTCGCCATCTCTCACGCCATCTTTTTCAAAGGATTGCAATGTTGCCGACCTTGATGCAGCCTCCATCCGTTTTCCTTTGACCTTACGTCGTGCCGAAGAGGGCGACCGCTTCGTACCGCTTGGTATGCGGGGTAGCCAGCTTGTGAGTGATTTCCTTACCAATCTCAAGCGCAATCGCTTTGAGAAGCGTAGCCAGCTTGTTCTTCTTGATGCTACCGGCACCCTTCTCTGGGTAGCTGGTCTTCGCATCAACGACCATTTCAAACTTACTTCCCGGACAACTTCGTGCCTACGGATAGAACTGTTATCTTAA
- the ruvC gene encoding crossover junction endodeoxyribonuclease RuvC produces MKTRSSQPEKILLGIDPGTNVMGYGVLRVCGNKAELVVMGVIDMRKEKDVYLRLGRIFERVTGIINEYLPDEVAVEAPFFGKNVQSMLKLGRAQGVVIAAAIQHDVPIQEYAPLKIKMAITGNGSASKEQVAGMLQKLLHLRDDQMPHFMDATDAVAAAYCHFLQMNRPETDAKHYGSWKDFARKNSDRIR; encoded by the coding sequence ATGAAAACAAGAAGCTCACAACCCGAAAAGATACTTCTCGGCATCGACCCCGGCACTAATGTCATGGGCTATGGCGTGCTGCGTGTCTGCGGGAACAAAGCCGAACTTGTTGTCATGGGAGTCATTGATATGCGCAAGGAAAAGGATGTATATCTCCGATTAGGCAGGATTTTCGAGCGTGTGACAGGTATTATCAATGAATACCTGCCTGACGAAGTGGCCGTCGAAGCCCCTTTCTTCGGAAAGAACGTGCAGTCTATGCTTAAACTCGGACGTGCACAAGGGGTTGTCATAGCTGCAGCCATCCAGCACGACGTACCCATTCAGGAGTACGCTCCATTGAAAATCAAAATGGCAATCACGGGAAACGGCTCTGCCTCCAAGGAACAGGTGGCAGGTATGCTACAGAAACTCCTGCACCTACGTGACGACCAGATGCCTCATTTCATGGATGCAACCGATGCCGTTGCTGCTGCCTACTGCCATTTCCTACAGATGAACCGACCTGAAACAGATGCCAAACATTATGGTTCATGGAAAGACTTCGCACGTAAGAATTCTGACAGAATAAGATAA
- a CDS encoding HAD family hydrolase: MIKACLFDLDGVVLDTEPLYTLFWHDMGNKYRPDVPDFEYVIKGQTLVQIYDKYFAGEETMQKEITDLLNEYEHNMSYDYIVGFEHFVKELRNKGLKTAVVTSSNLEKMQNVYKRHPEFKGYFDEILTSEDFTESKPSPDCYLKAAAYFGVLPEECVVFEDSFNGLRSGIASGARVIGLATTNSVAEIEAYTKEVISNYEGFTLSDD; encoded by the coding sequence ATGATAAAAGCGTGTTTGTTTGATTTGGATGGAGTTGTATTGGATACAGAGCCTTTATATACTTTGTTCTGGCATGATATGGGTAATAAGTATCGTCCTGATGTTCCTGATTTTGAGTATGTAATAAAGGGACAGACATTGGTGCAGATTTATGATAAGTATTTTGCTGGGGAAGAAACCATGCAAAAGGAGATTACAGATCTTCTGAACGAATACGAGCATAACATGTCGTATGATTATATAGTTGGTTTCGAGCACTTTGTAAAGGAACTTAGAAATAAAGGTTTAAAGACTGCGGTTGTCACAAGTTCTAATCTTGAGAAGATGCAGAATGTTTATAAAAGGCATCCAGAGTTCAAAGGATATTTTGATGAGATTCTCACCTCAGAAGACTTTACTGAGAGTAAACCTTCACCTGATTGTTATCTCAAGGCAGCAGCCTATTTTGGAGTCTTACCAGAGGAGTGCGTCGTTTTTGAGGACAGTTTCAATGGATTACGCTCCGGGATTGCCTCTGGTGCACGTGTTATAGGTCTTGCAACTACCAATTCTGTGGCAGAAATAGAGGCTTATACGAAGGAGGTAATTAGCAATTATGAAGGTTTTACTTTGTCAGACGATTAA
- a CDS encoding class I SAM-dependent rRNA methyltransferase, whose protein sequence is MYKQVYLKKGKEDSLLRFHPWIFSGAISRIEEGLEEGDIVRVMTHDDRFIAVGHFQIGSIAIRVLSFHDVEIDDRFWESRLKAALHVRQSVGVVREEGDGLRVFPNTTYRLVHGEGDNLPGLIVDVYGKTAVMQAHSVGMHVCRELIAKALVKVMGDKLDSIYYKSETTLPYKAELGRENGFIYGETDNNIAIENGLKFHIDWLKGQKTGFFIDQRENRSLLEYYAKGRSVLNMFCYTGGFSVYAMRGGAEVVHSVDSSAKAIELTNKNVELNFPNDSRHEAICEDAFKYLDDHDGKYDLIILDPPAFAKHRNALKNGLRGYTRLNVKGFERIKPGGILFTFSCSQVVTKDNFRQAVFTAAAQAGRKVRILHQIHQPADHPINIYHPEGEYLKGLVLYVE, encoded by the coding sequence ATGTATAAGCAAGTATATTTGAAAAAGGGCAAGGAGGACAGTCTTCTCCGTTTCCATCCTTGGATTTTCTCAGGTGCTATCAGCAGGATTGAAGAGGGACTTGAGGAGGGCGATATTGTGCGTGTCATGACGCATGACGACAGGTTCATTGCCGTTGGACATTTCCAGATCGGTTCCATAGCCATCCGGGTTCTTTCTTTCCATGACGTTGAGATTGACGATAGGTTTTGGGAAAGCCGCCTGAAGGCAGCATTGCATGTGCGCCAGTCCGTCGGTGTCGTCCGTGAAGAAGGGGATGGGCTGCGTGTGTTCCCGAATACAACCTACCGTCTTGTTCATGGTGAAGGCGACAATCTTCCGGGACTGATTGTCGACGTATATGGCAAGACTGCTGTCATGCAGGCTCATTCTGTAGGTATGCACGTGTGCCGTGAGCTGATTGCGAAAGCACTTGTGAAGGTGATGGGGGACAAGTTGGACAGCATCTATTACAAGAGTGAGACAACCCTTCCTTATAAGGCTGAACTTGGACGGGAGAATGGTTTTATCTATGGTGAGACCGACAATAATATCGCAATTGAGAACGGATTGAAGTTCCACATTGACTGGCTCAAGGGTCAGAAGACGGGTTTCTTCATCGACCAGCGTGAGAACCGCTCTCTTCTGGAGTATTATGCCAAAGGCAGAAGTGTGCTTAATATGTTCTGTTACACTGGAGGCTTCTCTGTTTATGCTATGCGTGGCGGAGCGGAAGTGGTGCATTCTGTGGACAGTTCTGCCAAGGCTATTGAGTTGACTAACAAGAATGTCGAACTCAACTTCCCTAATGATTCACGCCATGAGGCTATCTGTGAGGATGCTTTCAAGTATCTTGACGATCATGATGGTAAGTATGACCTTATCATTCTCGACCCTCCTGCCTTTGCAAAGCACCGTAACGCATTGAAGAACGGACTGCGAGGATATACACGACTGAACGTCAAGGGATTTGAAAGGATTAAGCCGGGCGGTATCCTCTTCACCTTCAGCTGTTCGCAGGTGGTGACAAAGGATAACTTCAGGCAGGCTGTCTTCACGGCTGCTGCACAGGCAGGACGCAAGGTGCGCATCCTGCATCAGATTCATCAGCCTGCTGATCACCCAATCAATATCTATCATCCCGAAGGCGAATACTTGAAGGGACTGGTCCTTTATGTTGAATAA
- the panB gene encoding 3-methyl-2-oxobutanoate hydroxymethyltransferase, translated as MGYLTTDKKKVTAKTLLEMKAAGEKISQMTAYDFTTAGIIDAAGIDSILVGDSASNVMAGNQDTTPITVEQMIYHARSVVRACQRCLVVCDMPFGSYQISREEGIRNAIRIIKETGAGALKMEGGKEIVDTVKGIVEAGVPVVGHLGLTPQSIHKFGGYGLRAKDEAEAEKLIEDALALDAAGVSAITLEKVPAALATKVTSMVKAATIGIGAGNGTDGQVLVYADALGMTQGFKPKFLRHFANVNKCMTEGVQEYIKCVKESTFPSDAEAY; from the coding sequence ATGGGATACTTAACAACAGATAAGAAGAAGGTAACTGCAAAGACACTCTTGGAAATGAAGGCGGCAGGTGAGAAGATTAGCCAGATGACCGCCTATGATTTTACAACGGCAGGAATTATTGATGCTGCGGGAATTGACAGTATTCTCGTTGGTGACTCTGCATCGAATGTGATGGCAGGTAATCAAGATACGACACCGATTACCGTTGAACAGATGATTTATCATGCACGTTCTGTTGTGCGTGCATGCCAGCGTTGTCTTGTTGTCTGCGACATGCCGTTCGGTTCTTATCAGATAAGCCGTGAGGAGGGTATCCGTAATGCTATACGCATCATAAAGGAAACTGGTGCAGGTGCTCTCAAGATGGAAGGGGGCAAGGAAATTGTCGATACAGTTAAAGGAATTGTAGAGGCGGGTGTTCCTGTTGTCGGTCACCTTGGTCTTACTCCTCAGAGCATCCATAAGTTTGGGGGATACGGTCTTCGTGCTAAAGATGAGGCTGAGGCTGAGAAACTCATAGAAGATGCCCTTGCGCTTGATGCCGCTGGAGTAAGTGCAATTACCCTTGAGAAGGTTCCTGCAGCCTTGGCGACGAAGGTTACGTCAATGGTCAAAGCTGCCACGATTGGTATCGGTGCTGGTAATGGCACGGATGGTCAGGTTCTCGTTTATGCCGATGCGCTTGGTATGACTCAGGGTTTCAAGCCTAAGTTCCTGCGCCATTTTGCCAATGTCAACAAATGTATGACAGAGGGTGTACAGGAGTATATTAAATGTGTGAAGGAGAGTACTTTCCCATCGGATGCGGAGGCGTATTGA